Proteins encoded within one genomic window of Thunnus maccoyii chromosome 22, fThuMac1.1, whole genome shotgun sequence:
- the LOC121889844 gene encoding sterile alpha motif domain-containing protein 9-like produces the protein MRVKWAEEQDTESKMASELALSTARSGEICVGREMRDSFSLLDVLYANQFKGESLDPKVVVQTEETFYRGAPPEWLNFHISEQAESDGTGTSFIKRDGYDSLKQQIQNKRKLPGISTVKLFHQPGCGGTTLAMQVLWDLRRSFRCAVLTGSTSDIMNVATEVVHLFTAGSRGNQNTVLLLLNDEHILENLQDSIMEKMVQQRIVTNIPVVIFFTCVRKEVLQSDHVILQKALSDTEKQKFDEKKKELSRKYRDKCGQFHGFNIMQTNFSQAYVKQACTVFSTVQRANKPLKTQLATFLSLLNAYVPGSYLLESQCLEFLKHEDSIHGHLSLEDRMEPFSHLIITFQHDVRSGKKVCMAHPMIAQCCTELMGEADVTRSDTARSFLNSLCRDEIPPRLLSFVKDMLTKREMKVEENPKKRINGNEIKEDRERFSRLILDIQRKESEVQSASVLKMASMIFLQNPFFPQALARFYYIELKDYNQAERWAKEAKERDPKNSFVADTLGQVYKNHLKNKDFSAKPRESLKLAKKAIQAFKDEDQLAENEHGADMKEDGNTKVSHIFNIRGQFGYLQVCNIVYDQLVTQNETWKKVLTKNVSMGSVLGSLGDNKLYRFNGLISSLRDEVEKKCNFLNAYLTFSKPGIQKDDPSYIQKDVSSCYCKYTEHPLPDLIRDVMNTFGDNVEENMSPSDADTPEPPIVGLLKEWPGDNNSPSDLMLFVQKINHSYDSAYAKYFQSRYLCPLFYLGEDEALSRIAPTNNSQFLLENDDATTDFINYMMNNDKIFKDLRVNKKLLKFHGVVQNYKLFAAIGGMKVMVNANMRDSLWIQRDVSFYLGFTIRGLVAFGIQTENNKLGPTRSCDSCGSVKDSNWTAATPERRTENALPIYRMQSEAGRFKCSVSGLRWVCKKKVSFTYQFKSWEEHWQKLNMVHCKPGGPLMDITVTDGELDEVHLPHWVCMDGLAKVSGKFAVLHKGQSGNFLEEVSEVTSSHVRLFQPSSFSTNAVLIKAGFPMKAHCNVLIYRTNQKQLTLHIYVIVCDPARQQEVEQVERARGSRMIQKPNPEKSLETLESFILTTDADSAEISVVHSTPNFFEVFIKNAESNVKLKLEDEEKHIVWTCAISKDEYQN, from the exons ATGAGAGTAAAGTGGGCTGAG GAACAAGACACTGAGTCCAAGATGGCAAGTGAACTAGCCCTGTCCACTGCTAGAAGTGGAGAAATTTGCGTGGGAAGAGAAATGAGAGATTCCTTCTCACTGTTGGATGTTCTCTATGCAAATCAGTTCAAAGGAGAGTCTTTAGATCCAAAAGTTGTTGTGCAGACGGAAGAAACCTTTTACAGGGGTGCCCCTCCCGAATGGTTAAACTTTCACATTAGTGAACAGGCCGAGTCAGACGGCACTGGAACTTCCTTTATTAAACGAGATGGATACGATTCACTTAAACAACAAATtcagaacaaaagaaaacttcCAGGAATATCAACTGTTAAACTGTTCCACCAACCAGGATGTGGGGGAACCACACTGGCCATGCAGGTGTTGTGGGACTTGAGGAGGTCCTTCAGGTGTGCTGTTTTAACAGGCTCAACCTCAGACATCATGAATGTTGCAACAGAGGTGGTCCATCTTTTCACAGCAGGCAGTCGAGGCAACCAGAACACTGTGCTGCTGCTACTGAATGATGAACACATTCTGGAAAATCTCCAAGACAGCATTATGGAAAAGATGGTTCAACAGAGGATAGTTACCAATATCCCTGTGGTAATTTTCTTCACCTGTGTGAGAAAGGAAGTTCTACAGAGTGACCACGTTATCCTACAAAAAGCACTCtctgacacagagaaacagaagtttgatgagaaaaagaaagagctgAGCAGAAAGTACAGGGATAAATGTGGACAATTTCATGGCTTTAACATAATGCAAACTAATTTCTCTCAAGCGTATGTCAAACAAGCATGCACAGTATTCAGTACAGTCCAAAGAGCAAATAAACCACTGAAGACCCAGCTTGCTACCTTCCTATCCCTGCTGAATGCCTATGTACCAGGCTCATATCTCCTGGAGTCTCAGTGCCTGGAATTCCTCAAACATGAAGACTCCATCCATGGACACCTTTCACTGGAGGACAGAATGGAGCCCTTTAGTCATCTCATCATCACCTTCCAGCATGATGTCAGATCTGGAAAAAAAGTGTGCATGGCTCACCCAATGATAGCACAGTGTTGTACTGAATTAATGGGTGAGGCAGATGTGACCAGAAGTGACACAGCAAGAAGCTTCTTGAACTCTCTGTGTAGAGATGAGATTCCTCCACGTTTGCTTAGTTTCGTCAAAGACATGCTGACCAAAAGAGAGATGAAAGTAGAAGAGAACCCAAAGAAAAGAATCAATGGTAATGAGATTAAAGAAGACCGAGAAAGGTTTTCTAGACTGATTCTCGATATTCAAAGGAAGGAGAGCGAAGTCCAGAGTGCATCAGTTTTAAAGATGGCGTCAATGATATTTTTACAAAATCCTTTTTTCCCACAAGCACTTGCTCGTTTTTATTACATCGAACTAAAAGACTACAATCAGGCAGAAAGGTGGGCAAAAGAAGCAAAGGAAAGAGATCCCAAAAATTCATTTGTTGCTGATACACTGGGCCAAGTCTATAAGAACCATCTGAAGAACAAAGACTTCTCTGCTAAACCGAGAGAAAGTTTGAAACTTGCCAAAAAGGCCATTCAAGCTTTCAAAGATGAAGACCAACTTGCTGAAAATGAACATGGTGCAGACATGAAAGAAGATGGCAATACCAAAGTCTCACATATTTTTAACATCAGAGGGCAGTTTGGTTACCTGCAGGTTTGCAACATTGTTTACGACCAACTTGTTACTCAGAACGAAACCTGGAAAAAAGTTCTCACCAAGAATGTGTCCATGGGCTCTGTCCTGGGATCGTTAGGAGACAACAAACTCTACAGATTTAATGGTCTAATAAGCAGCCTCAGAGACGAGGTCGAGAAAAAATGCAACTTTTTAAATGCCTATCTAACTTTCTCAAAGCCTGGCATTCAAAAAGATGATCCATCATACATTCAGAAGGATGTGTCATCATGCTACTGTAAATATACTGAGCATCCACTACCTGACCTGATTAGAGATGTCATGAATACATTTGGAGATAATGTGGAAGAGAACATGTCACCAAGTGATGCAGACACCCCTGAACCTCCCATTGTTGGTCTCCTCAAAGAGTGGCCTGGGGACAACAACAGTCCCTCTGACCTAATGCTGTTCGTTCAAAAAATTAATCACTCCTATGACTCTGCATATGCAAAGTACTTTCAATCAAGGTACCTTTGTCCCTTATTTTACCTTGGTGAAGATGAGGCTCTGAGCAGAATTGCTCCAACAAACAATAGTCAGTTTTTGCTGGAGAATGATGATGCAACAACAGACTTCATCAACTACATGATGAACAATGATAAGATTTTTAAAGATCTTAGGGTCAACAAAAAACTCTTGAAATTTCATGGAGTAGTCCAAAACTACAAATTGTTTGCAGCTATAGGGGGCATGAAGGTCATGGTGAATGCAAACATGCGAGACAGCCTCTGGATTCAACGTGATGTTTCCTTTTACCTTGGATTCACCATCAGAGGTCTGGTAGCCTTTGGCATCCAGACAGAGAACAACAAACTGG GGCCTACAAGAAGCTGTGACTCTTGTGGCAGTGTCAAG GACTCCAACTGGACAGCAGCCACACCTGAGCGCAGAACAGAGAATGCTCTCCCGATCTACAG GATGCAGTCTGAAGCAGGACGCTTCAAATGCAGTGTGTCTGGGCTGCGCTGGGTTTGTAAGAAAAAAGTCAGCTTCACATACCAGTTTAAATCTTGGGAGGAACACTGGCAGAAGCTGAACATGGTGCATTGCAAACCAGGAGGTCCCCTGATGGATATCACCGTCACTGACGGAGAGCTTGATGAAGTGCATCTCCCACACTGGGTCTGTATGG ATGGCTTAGCTAAAGTTTCAGGCAAGTTTGCAGTTCTACACAAAGGACAATCTGGAAACTTTCTAGAAGAAGTGTCTGAGGTCACATCTTCACATGTCAGATTATTCCAGCCCAGCAGCTTCTCTACAAATGCAGTCCTGATAAAAGCTGGATTTCCAATGAAAGCCCACTGTAACGTGTTGATTTATCGGACCAACCAGAAGCaactcacattacacatttatgTGATCGTTTGTGATCCTGCTCGACAACAG GAAGTGGAGCAAGTGGAAAGGGCCAGGGGATCTAGAATGATCCAAAAgccaaacccagagaaatcccTTGAAACACTGGAGTCATTCATCCTCACAACTGATGCAGACTCTGCAGAAATTTCG GTGGTACACAGTACACCAAATTTCTTTGAGGTGTTCATTAAAAATGCAGAGAGTAACGTCAAACTCAAACTAGAAGATGAAGAGAAGCATATTGTGTGGACCTGTGCAATATCAAAAG ATGAGTACCAAAACTAA